Proteins encoded within one genomic window of Humulus lupulus chromosome 1, drHumLupu1.1, whole genome shotgun sequence:
- the LOC133788242 gene encoding uncharacterized protein LOC133788242 isoform X2, with amino-acid sequence MILVDYGGSVFPIISHSPWNGVHLADFVMPFFLFIAGISPALVYKKVPDRFEATRKAILRGLKLFFLGVFLQGGYFHGVTSMTYGVDIERIRWLGILQRISIGYIVAALCEIWLSHQTWKRMGFVKNYYPHWCLAILLSAIYSGLLYGLYVPDWKFKVLPVASTPPLNDSSVYMVKCSVRGDLGPACNSAAMIDRYFLGIDHLYAKPVYRNLKECNMSNGQVPESSPSWCHAPFDPEGILSSLTAAVTCIIGLQYGHILANLQDHKKRLESWTLLSVSIFAIGLILAFTGIPVNKSLYTISYMLITSASAGVTFCIMYLLVDVYGFRCLTFVLEWMGIHSLSIFILVTSNLAVIAVQGFYLHSPKNNMVHWIITCFVNN; translated from the exons ATGATTTTAGTTGATTATGGGGGCTCAGTTTTCCCCATAATCTCTCATTCCCCCTGGAATGGTGTTCATTTGGCTGATTTTGTGATGCCCTTTTTTCTTTTTATCGCCGGAATTTCGCCGGCGCTAGTATACAAG AAAGTGCCTGACCGATTTGAAGCTACACGGAAAGCAATATTGAGGGGATTGAAACTATTTTTTCTTGGTGTTTTTCTTCAAG GGGGGTATTTTCATGGAGTAACTTCAATGACTTATGGTGTTGACATAGAAAGAATACGGTGGCTTGGCATATTGCAG CGCATATCTATTGGATATATTGTTGCTGCTTTGTGTGAAATCTGGCTTTCACACCAAACTTGGAAGAGAATGGGATTTGTCAAGAATTACTATCCCCACTG GTGTCTTGCAATTTTACTATCAGCAATATACTCGGGGTTATTATATGGTCTATATGTTCCTGATTGGAAATTCAAAGTGTTGCCTGTAGCCTCTACACCTCCATTAAATGATAGTTCTGTTTACATG GTGAAATGCTCTGTGAGAGGAGATCTTGGACCTGCTTGTAATTCGGCTGCAATGATTGATCGTTACTTTCTTGGTATTGATCATTTGTATGCAAAGCCAGTTTACAGAAATTTGAAG GAGTGCAATATGTCCAATGGCCAAGTTCCGGAGAGTTCACCATCATGGTGTCACGCTCCATTTGATCCTGAAGGTATTTTAAG TTCTTTAACAGCTGCAGTGACCTGCATAATTGGACTTCAATATGGTCACATTCTAGCTAACTTACAG GATCACAAAAAGCGGCTAGAGAGTTGGACCTTGCTTTCAGTTTCCATTTTTGCTATTGGGTTGATTTTAGCCTTCACCG GCATCCCTGTAAATAAGTCCTTGTACACAATCAGTTATATGCTAATTACTTCCGCTTCGGCTGGGGTTACATTCTGTATTATGTATCTATTG GTCGATGTATATGGTTTCAGGTGCTTAACATTTGTGCTGGAATGGATGGGAATACATTCCTTGAGTATTTTCATTCTTGTCACTTCTAACTTAGCTGTCATTGCAGTCCAAGGATTCTACTTACACAGTCCTAAAAATAACATG GTTCACTGGATCATAACATGCTTTGTGAACAATTGA
- the LOC133788242 gene encoding uncharacterized protein LOC133788242 isoform X1 — translation MAMSEPLLDPYDQPVTTKRSPRVVSLDVFRGLCVFLMILVDYGGSVFPIISHSPWNGVHLADFVMPFFLFIAGISPALVYKKVPDRFEATRKAILRGLKLFFLGVFLQGGYFHGVTSMTYGVDIERIRWLGILQRISIGYIVAALCEIWLSHQTWKRMGFVKNYYPHWCLAILLSAIYSGLLYGLYVPDWKFKVLPVASTPPLNDSSVYMVKCSVRGDLGPACNSAAMIDRYFLGIDHLYAKPVYRNLKECNMSNGQVPESSPSWCHAPFDPEGILSSLTAAVTCIIGLQYGHILANLQDHKKRLESWTLLSVSIFAIGLILAFTGIPVNKSLYTISYMLITSASAGVTFCIMYLLVDVYGFRCLTFVLEWMGIHSLSIFILVTSNLAVIAVQGFYLHSPKNNMVHWIITCFVNN, via the exons ATGGCCATGTCCGAGCCCTTACTTGACCCCTATGACCAGCCGGTGACGACTAAGAGGTCTCCGCGTGTCGTCTCCCTCGATGTATTCCGTGGTCTCTGCGTCTTC CTGATGATTTTAGTTGATTATGGGGGCTCAGTTTTCCCCATAATCTCTCATTCCCCCTGGAATGGTGTTCATTTGGCTGATTTTGTGATGCCCTTTTTTCTTTTTATCGCCGGAATTTCGCCGGCGCTAGTATACAAG AAAGTGCCTGACCGATTTGAAGCTACACGGAAAGCAATATTGAGGGGATTGAAACTATTTTTTCTTGGTGTTTTTCTTCAAG GGGGGTATTTTCATGGAGTAACTTCAATGACTTATGGTGTTGACATAGAAAGAATACGGTGGCTTGGCATATTGCAG CGCATATCTATTGGATATATTGTTGCTGCTTTGTGTGAAATCTGGCTTTCACACCAAACTTGGAAGAGAATGGGATTTGTCAAGAATTACTATCCCCACTG GTGTCTTGCAATTTTACTATCAGCAATATACTCGGGGTTATTATATGGTCTATATGTTCCTGATTGGAAATTCAAAGTGTTGCCTGTAGCCTCTACACCTCCATTAAATGATAGTTCTGTTTACATG GTGAAATGCTCTGTGAGAGGAGATCTTGGACCTGCTTGTAATTCGGCTGCAATGATTGATCGTTACTTTCTTGGTATTGATCATTTGTATGCAAAGCCAGTTTACAGAAATTTGAAG GAGTGCAATATGTCCAATGGCCAAGTTCCGGAGAGTTCACCATCATGGTGTCACGCTCCATTTGATCCTGAAGGTATTTTAAG TTCTTTAACAGCTGCAGTGACCTGCATAATTGGACTTCAATATGGTCACATTCTAGCTAACTTACAG GATCACAAAAAGCGGCTAGAGAGTTGGACCTTGCTTTCAGTTTCCATTTTTGCTATTGGGTTGATTTTAGCCTTCACCG GCATCCCTGTAAATAAGTCCTTGTACACAATCAGTTATATGCTAATTACTTCCGCTTCGGCTGGGGTTACATTCTGTATTATGTATCTATTG GTCGATGTATATGGTTTCAGGTGCTTAACATTTGTGCTGGAATGGATGGGAATACATTCCTTGAGTATTTTCATTCTTGTCACTTCTAACTTAGCTGTCATTGCAGTCCAAGGATTCTACTTACACAGTCCTAAAAATAACATG GTTCACTGGATCATAACATGCTTTGTGAACAATTGA